The genomic region CGGGTAAGGCTACAGGAAAAAGACATCGAATATACGGGCAAGATATTGGACCTGTCGGCGCATGGCGGCCTGGTTGTGGAACTCGACACCGGCGCCCGTGTGACGTTCCGGGGCGAACACCTCGTAATAAAAGAAATCACTCCATAGCCTGTCTTCTTTTCAGGCCCCTTTTGCTTAAGCACCAGGTAAATTCGCCCAGAATACGTAAGTATCATAATACTGCCTCATAGGCATTCTACCCCCCCATTAAATCCTTGACATATGAGACACTTAGTGAATATAATTCCGCCATGGGGAAATTAGTGAAATTGGGGGTTTTGCCTGTTTTCGTAATAGCCGCTTTTCTCAGTGCTTCCGCCTCTGCGCAGGTGGATTTTCAAGAAAAAAAGGTGCATCTTGATAAAAAGAAGCACTATGAAGCGGGCATGCAAGAGTATGGTATAAGCGGCGGCTTTGCGGTTAGCCCTGAGGACAAAATTATAACCGATTTCATTTTGCTTCCAAAATGGGGTTATATCGTTGCCGACTTTGACGGCCTCATCCCGGGAGCCTTTGAGGTAGAGCTGGAAGGTGTGGCCGGGATGTTTATGACACCCGGCGCGGCCTATGAGACCGGTTTTAATCTATTGTTCACCTATAATTTTGAGACAGGGACACAATTTGTACCTTTCTTCTCTGCGGGGGCAGGGTTTCTTTACACTAACCTCGGCAGCCAGGTCCCCGACGTGGGCTCAAAGTTTAACGCCAGCCCTCAGGGAGGATTGGGGGTTAAATACTTTATAAACGACACGACCGCCCTTAGCCTCATGGGACGCATCAGACATATCTCCAACATGAGTACGGTCGAACCAAACGGCGGCATTGACGGTGGCATGCTGTTATTCGGTATTGACTTCCTCCACTAAAACGAAAACAAAAATTCTCTCATCAATTATCTCTAAAAAAACCCGCCTCACTTCTTTTGTGCACACGGACATCACCCAAAGAACCTGCCCGCGTTGACACGCCTTGCGTAATCTGCTAAACTCGGAAATCGTCTTACCTGAGACTTGCTCAACGTTTGCGCCTGTAGCGGATAAAGTAACATGTCAAAAGTATACGCAGTAGAAAGACCCTGGCAACGCGAGACGCGATATTACTCCTTCGGCCGCTACCTCAAGGAGAGGTTCCCGTTCAAGGTACACAAGATACCAATCCACGCGGGTTTCACCTGCCCCAACAGGGACGGTTTCAGGGGCACCGGCGGCTGCACGTTCTGTGAGAACGAGAGCTTTAGTCCCAACGCCAAAGGCCCTTTGACGTCGCCTGTCAGAGAGCAGATACGCAGGGGCAAAAAATTTCTCCGCTCCAGGTACGGGGCGGAGAAGTTTATCGTCTATTTTCAGGCCTTCAGTAACACGTACGCGGACATCTCAACACTAAAATCCAGATACGACGAGGCCATGGATGAAGAAGACATCATCGGCCTCTCAATAGGCACCCGGCCGGACTGTGTTTCAGACAAGGCGCTGAGGCTCATAAACTCTTACTCCGACGATTATCACGTCTGGATAGAGTACGGCCTTCAAAGTATCCACGACGATACCCTCGAGCGCATAAACCGCTGCCATACCTGTCAGGAATTCGAGGACGCGGTGTACAGGACCAAGGCGCTTGGGGGTGTGAACGTCTGCGCGCACGTCATACTCGGCCTGCCCGGCGAAAACCGCTCAGACATGATAGCCACGGCACGCAAGGTCTCCAGCATGGGTATCGACGGCATCAAGCTACACCATCTCTATGTGGCAAGAGGCACCGCCCTGGAACGGGAATACAGGTCGGGGAGGGTGAAGACCATGGAGATGGAGGAATACGTCTCCGTTGCCGCCGATTTTCTGGAAAACCTTTCCCCGGACATCACCGTTCAGAGACTGGTCGGAGATACCCAGGGAGACGGCCTTGTCGCTCCCCTGTGGACCGCCGGTAAGGGTGAGGTCGTCCGGTCTATCAGCGGTGAGCTTCGCCGCAGGGGTACTTTCCAGGGTGCGCAAATTGTCCCTTGACTTTGATATGTTTTGTGCTTAAATTCCCGCTGAAGGTTGATATACAACAAACACGCGGGCGTAATTCAGTGGTAGAATACCAGCTTCCCAAGCTGGGTGTCGTGGGTTCGAATCCCATCGCCCGCTCCATTTCTACCAGCAAAGGACCCGCTAGCAGGTGATTTCAGAAGTAGATTTACAAGGTTCGCCAGAAAAAACCAGCCGGACTTCCCTGCTAAGGCTTTGTTTGACAGTATTGTTGCTAGCGTATTTCTCCGGCTGCGCCCGACCACCGGAAGCTGTCCCTCCGACACCTGCCGCGCTTAAAAGACCCGGATATACCACTCATAAGATCCGGCACGGCGAGACGGTGTGGGCGATCTCCCGGAGATACAATATCCCGCCCCAGACAATCATCCAGCTAAACGGGATTAAGGACGTAACGGATATCAACGTAGGAACAGAACTACTGATACCCCGCAGCGGTTATTCATCAGTCGCAAGCACTGCTTCCACGTCTTACACTACCCCCGGGCCGGCATCCGGCAAAGGTTTCATCTGGCCCGTTAAGGGGAAAATCATCCAGCGTTACGGTGACATCGTGAACGGGCAGAAGTGGACGGGGATAGACATAGAAACGCAATCCGGGCAGGACGTCCTGGCGGCAAAAGGCGGCGTGGTTGAAGTTGTAACTGAAAATCCTGACGGCTGGGGTAAGGTAGTTGTGATAAGGCACAACGACGGCATCCACACCTGGTATGCCCATAATTCAAAGGTCTTTGTAAGAAAGGGCAACTGGGTTAAGCAAGGGCAGAGAATTGCCCAGGCGGGCCAGACCGGCAGTGTGACAACACCGGAACTGCACTTCAAAGTCTTCAATAACGACAGGCCAGTTAATCCGCTATCCTATCTGCCCCGGTGATTGCAGTATGTTCAAATAATACTTGAGACCTCTGAAAAAGTCACTACAGGGCTTTATGTCATTCTGAGCCGAAGCCCTGAGCGGAGCGAAGGGGCAGTGAAGAATCTAGTTTTTGTAGCGTTGGAGCTTGCTCCAACGTTGAACGTGGCAGCAAGCTGCCACGCTACACCTTCGGTCGTTTCACTCCCTCAGAATGACAATTGTGGGGAGCTTTGCAGAGGTCTCTACCTGTAAGAAAAGGCTATTGTTGCCGTTCATTTCACAGGCGAACCGAAGGGCGCTTCTCATAAGGCCCTGCAGGACTGGATAAGGAAGCCCCGCCCACGGTATGACCGGTCTTTTTTCCGGCGGCCCTAAATCTCTGCACGAGGGCCGCCTGTTTTTTTCAACCCTGGTTATTAGGGACAGACATGACCTGGTTCCATTATTCGCTTATCTCCGCGTTCTTTACCGCCAGTTCCGTTGCGCTCTCTAAGAAGGCCCTCGATGGCAGCGACGTATATACGGTGGCCTGGGTGCGCTACGGGTATGCGTTCCCGTTTCTGCTGTGCATGCTCCTGTTTATTGAGATTCCCCCGTTAGACTCCACTTTCTTTCTGGTTAATCTTGTGCAGGTGCCGCTCAACAGTCTTGCCATTATTCTGTATGTGAGGGCCATAAAGTACTCCCCCCTTTCACTTACCCTCCCGTTCCTCGCCCTGACCCCTGTCTTTCTCGTCGGTACCAGCTTCGTCATGTTAGGGGAACGGCCTGACAGGTCAGGTCTGGCAGGGATACTACTTGTCGCGCTGGGGGCGTACATGCTCAACGTACGCTCTACCAGGGATGGCCTGCTCGGCCCGCTGCGCGCAATCCTTGAGGAAGAGGGTTCTGTCCTGATGATTGCCGTTGCTCTTATATACAGTATCAGCGGCAATCTCAGTAAACTTGCCATCCTGCATTCAAGCCCCATGTTCTTTGCCGCAGTTTATCCAGCTATCATGGCGCTGGCCCTCTTTCCCCTTCTAATGTTAGAAGGCGGTGGCGCCCTGAAGAAGGTGTTTTCCCGGCCCATACTGTTTGCTTCCATAGGGCTGTCAACTATACTAACGCTTATCCCGGGCAATCTGGCCTTCCAGCTTGGAGAGGTTTCCTATGTGGTCTCGGTCAGACGTATCAGCCTTGTCATGGGGATTTTATACGGCTGGATATTATTCCGGGAGACAAACGTGAGAGAAAGGCTCCTTGGGGGTGTAGTAATGCTAATCGGCGTGGTGCTTATAGCCGTCTTTTGATGCGACGGATGTATTGTATATTGTCCGGCTCCGCATTCAGGCGACCTTAAATACCTGAAAGGATGGATGTTCCTGGAGACCGAACAGGAAGACCAAAATGACCTGGTTTTACTATTCTGAACTTGCCGCCTTCTTCGATGCCTCGACCTCTGCACTCTCAAAAAAGGCCCTTGAGGACAGCGACGTGTACACCGTGGCCTGGGTGCGTTACGGGTATGCGCTCCCGTTCCTGCTGTGCATGCTCCTGTTTATTGAGATTCCCCCGTTAGACTCCACCTTTTTCCTGGTCACCATAGTGCTGATACCCCTCGAGATCCTGGCCCTCATCCTGCGAATAAGGGCGATTAAACATTCACCCCTGTCGCTCACCCTCCCGTTCCTTTCCCTGACCCCGGTTTTCCTCATAGGCACCAGCTACTTCATGCTGGGAGAGAAGCCGGATGAGTCCGGCCTGATTGGGATATTACTCATTGCGCTGGGTGCATACCTGCTCAACGTACGCTCTACCAGGGAGGGCCTGCTCGGCCCGCTGCGCGCAATTTATAACGAAGAAGGCTCTTTACTCATGATTGCCGTGGCCTTTATATACAGCATCACCTCTAACCTCGGGAAGATT from Candidatus Bathyanammoxibius amoris harbors:
- a CDS encoding acyloxyacyl hydrolase gives rise to the protein MPVFVIAAFLSASASAQVDFQEKKVHLDKKKHYEAGMQEYGISGGFAVSPEDKIITDFILLPKWGYIVADFDGLIPGAFEVELEGVAGMFMTPGAAYETGFNLLFTYNFETGTQFVPFFSAGAGFLYTNLGSQVPDVGSKFNASPQGGLGVKYFINDTTALSLMGRIRHISNMSTVEPNGGIDGGMLLFGIDFLH
- a CDS encoding TIGR01212 family radical SAM protein (This family includes YhcC from E. coli K-12, an uncharacterized radical SAM protein.); the encoded protein is MSKVYAVERPWQRETRYYSFGRYLKERFPFKVHKIPIHAGFTCPNRDGFRGTGGCTFCENESFSPNAKGPLTSPVREQIRRGKKFLRSRYGAEKFIVYFQAFSNTYADISTLKSRYDEAMDEEDIIGLSIGTRPDCVSDKALRLINSYSDDYHVWIEYGLQSIHDDTLERINRCHTCQEFEDAVYRTKALGGVNVCAHVILGLPGENRSDMIATARKVSSMGIDGIKLHHLYVARGTALEREYRSGRVKTMEMEEYVSVAADFLENLSPDITVQRLVGDTQGDGLVAPLWTAGKGEVVRSISGELRRRGTFQGAQIVP
- a CDS encoding LysM peptidoglycan-binding domain-containing M23 family metallopeptidase is translated as MTVLLLAYFSGCARPPEAVPPTPAALKRPGYTTHKIRHGETVWAISRRYNIPPQTIIQLNGIKDVTDINVGTELLIPRSGYSSVASTASTSYTTPGPASGKGFIWPVKGKIIQRYGDIVNGQKWTGIDIETQSGQDVLAAKGGVVEVVTENPDGWGKVVVIRHNDGIHTWYAHNSKVFVRKGNWVKQGQRIAQAGQTGSVTTPELHFKVFNNDRPVNPLSYLPR
- a CDS encoding DMT family transporter, which encodes MTWFYYSELAAFFDASTSALSKKALEDSDVYTVAWVRYGYALPFLLCMLLFIEIPPLDSTFFLVTIVLIPLEILALILRIRAIKHSPLSLTLPFLSLTPVFLIGTSYFMLGEKPDESGLIGILLIALGAYLLNVRSTREGLLGPLRAIYNEEGSLLMIAVAFIYSITSNLGKIAILHSGPVFFAAAYPAVIALALFPLMMMMKPANGFKNAASRPFLFATIGVSNLLMFVTHNLAIQLIEVPYMLSVKRTSLIFGVLYGWLLFRETNVRERLLGGVVMLIGVAFIVVF
- a CDS encoding DMT family transporter yields the protein MTWFHYSLISAFFTASSVALSKKALDGSDVYTVAWVRYGYAFPFLLCMLLFIEIPPLDSTFFLVNLVQVPLNSLAIILYVRAIKYSPLSLTLPFLALTPVFLVGTSFVMLGERPDRSGLAGILLVALGAYMLNVRSTRDGLLGPLRAILEEEGSVLMIAVALIYSISGNLSKLAILHSSPMFFAAVYPAIMALALFPLLMLEGGGALKKVFSRPILFASIGLSTILTLIPGNLAFQLGEVSYVVSVRRISLVMGILYGWILFRETNVRERLLGGVVMLIGVVLIAVF